From Amia ocellicauda isolate fAmiCal2 chromosome 12, fAmiCal2.hap1, whole genome shotgun sequence, a single genomic window includes:
- the bcl3 gene encoding B-cell lymphoma 3 protein: MGPLDLSRSTGRNRASDCNGHSEDPAATAGAPVSARDPGDRRAPQRLPAVEAQYSVPCGDLPRAAPAHRGHLVSGASANSCERDTSHFEKLHWTTVSQNGEGRGKGAVSPESLSFPAAKVERIPKTPSPASTSPKCEVDTPPNSRTPTPDSKATGKNASRLPFRKRPFPNEEAPPSREKPRSLLQFSPAEGATEAARRESQPTAKVRRREDGERSSYPPEGANHEHLTTAIALSDRYHFYPIPPQYMAPQYHYPIYIPNLILHAPPMSPVYPMEEDKLVADITIATQQDDDGDTALHIAVVQGKMDLVQRLIYILQKSNRDLDTYNNLRQTPLHLAVITHNAPLVGALLSGGADVGALDRNGQTAAHLCCEHADTACLRTLLMHTPRTLDLETRNYEGLTPLHVAVQSGSCELVKLLLDSGADIDAVDIKSGRSPLIHAVDINNVEMVSFLIEGGASVNAQSYSGNSALHSACGRGQLDTVRLLLKNGADSGLKNYHNDTALSIAKDRRVTDVLRGKGTRSLNSKPIEPHPGTPSPHSHSPSSHQHNANGTPAHSPGLAPRQSPLAPSPAPSSPAPAQPQKQASLAPPQEPSSDQTPEEAGLPRATQDRNQPGEGMARRVPPIEVIGCLPPEHRLQFQLIPVGVRALPHQLPSLVPFPVDMQNGYYLEQLYPPPFHSLHPLPHPALPFHPSSCSSSLSVSSSPPSSSSCSPANHSLPPHVPQSRPSSRGSNHQWDGSPEVRGES, from the exons ATGGGGCCCTTGGATCTCTCTCGGAGTACAGGTCGGAACCGTGCATCGGATTGCAACGGCCACTCTGAAGACCCTGCTGCCACCGCTGGAGCTCCTGTATCTGCAAGGGACCCCGGGGACCGACGGGCCCCTCAGCGTCTGCCGGCCGTGGAAGCTCAGTACTCAGTACCTTGTGGGGACCTCCCCCGTGCTGCTCCGGCACATCGTGGGCATTTGGTCTCAGGTGCCTCAGCCAACTCGTGTGAAAGGGACACCAGTCATTTTGAAAAGTTACACTGGACGACTGTCTCACAAAACGGGGAAGGCCGGGGGAAAGGTGCCGTCAGCCCTGAGTCTCTCTCTTTTCCCGCTGCCAAAGTGGAACGGATTCCGAAGACCCCATCACCCGCCTCCACCTCTCCCAAATGCGAGGTGGACACCCCCCCCAACTCCCGTACCCCGACGCCCGACTCAAAAGCGACTGGAAAAAACGCTTCCAGACTGCCGTTCCGAAAGCGGCCGTTCCCTAACGAAGAGGCCCCTCCATCTCGGGAGAAGCCCCGGTCTCTCCTACAATTCTCCCCTGCCGAAGGGGCGACTGAGGCGGCAAGGAGGGAGAGCCAGCCCACCGCGAAGGTGCGAAGGAGGGAAGACGGAGAGAGAAGCAGTTACCCGCCAGAAGGGGCAAATCATGAGCATTTAACGACCGCCATTGCCCTCAGCGACAGATACCATTTCTACCCCATTCCGCCACAATACA TGGCTCCCCAGTACCACTACCCCATCTACATCCCCAATCTCATCCTGCATGCCCCACCCATGTCCCCAGTCTACCCAATGGAGGAGGACAAGCTGGTGGCTGACATCACCATAGCAACGCAGCAGGACGATGATGGAGACAC ggctCTCCATATAGCTGTGGTTCAGGGAAAGATGGATCTGGTTCAGAGACTGATCTACATCCTGCAGAAGAGCAACAGAGACCTGGACACCTACAACAATCTGCGGCAG ACTCCCCTGCACTTGGCAGTGATTACCCACAATGCCCCTCTGGTGGGCGCCCTCCTGAGTGGGGGTGCAGACGTGGGGGCACTGGACCGGAATGGCCAGACAGCGGCTCACCTGTGCTGTGAACACGCTGACACGGCCTGCCTGCGCACCCTGCTCATGCACACGCCTCGCACCTTGGACCTGGAGACGCGCAACTATGAgg gcctCACTCCTCTCCATGTTGCAGTGCAGTCTGGGAGCTGTGAGCTGGTCAAGCTGCTGTTGGACAGTGGGGCGGACATCGACGCTGtg GATATTAAGAGTGGTCGCAGTCCTCTCATTCATGCGGTGGACATTAACAATGTGGAGATGGTCAGCTTCCTGATTGAG ggAGGGGCCAGTGTGAACGCACAGTCGTACTCTGGCAACAGCGCCCTGCACAGCGCTTGTGGGCGGGGCCAGCTGGACACGGTGCGGCTACTGCTCAAGAACGGGGCGGACAGCGGCCTGAAGAACTACCACAACGACACGGCACTGAGCATCGCCAAGGACAGGAGG gtCACTGATGTGTTGAGGGGTAAAGGAACGCGTAGTCTGAACTCCAAACCCATTGAGCCCCACCCTGGCACCCCCTCGCCACACAGCCACTCGCCATCGtctcaccaacacaatgccaatg gaaCTCCAGCTCACTCTCCAGGCCTCGCCCCCCGCCAATCTCCATTGGCCCCTTCCCCTGCTCCCTCCAGTCCCGCCCCCGCTCAGCCCCAGAAGCAGGCCTCCCTGGCCCCACCCCAAGAACCCAGTTCCGACCAAACACCAGAAGAGGCAGGGCTTCCCCGGGCGACGCAGGACAGGAACCAACCGGGAGAGGGTATGGCCCGGCGAGTCCCACCCATCGAGGTCATTGGCTGCCTGCCTCCCGAGCACCGGCTGCAGTTCCAGCTGATTCCAGTGGGAGTCAGGGCTCTCCCCCATCAGCTGCCTTCACTCGTCCCCTTCCCTGTCGACATGCAAAATGGCTATTACCTGGAACAGCTATACCCCCCTCCCTTCCACTCTCTCCACCCCCTGCCTCACCCTGCTCTGCCCTTCCACCcttcctcctgctcctcctcacTCTCTGTCTCCTCCTCTCCGCCCTCCTCTTCTTCGTGCTCCCCGGCCAATCACAGCCTGCCTCCCCACGTCCCCCAGTCACGACCCTCCAGCCGGGGGAGCAACCACCAATGGGACGGCTCCCCCGAGGTCAGAGGTGAAAGTTGA